A DNA window from Centroberyx gerrardi isolate f3 chromosome 3, fCenGer3.hap1.cur.20231027, whole genome shotgun sequence contains the following coding sequences:
- the nol11 gene encoding nucleolar protein 11-like: MAALYEGYTLCGLVQAQNPSDSGIQGIEAERDSDHIVVTDCTRSVTLYKVSDQKPLGSWTVKQGQTLTCSAVYNSQTKEYVAVSDNKVIRVWKEDDVLLDKAFKATVSSDVWRVHSVPGGEPVVLFQRGAVRLLDSLLSAPQQPIEEVLAQEEAIRWSTNIVAEAQQFVIFTTEQKGEHFLYLQRLNPNTLQRYRLEREEPGLSPLSFSASYRDKHFSLLYLYPNGRVYQSVVPVRGPGAEEGAHALPLPRGLLLALPVGEGLLGAAWALALDEAHVAVVGVPHPSAGAGKDFLCIWNTNFQTLQAGKEMAGKIYGQLWSYSSKLFIPHGKALSVIPYECPKSSLASALGKLRQARTEESKAPASVPSWNNILHGEKAQPSRTVETRKTRTTRKSQSAPSLTVDQVLELIKTAPVEEVQREVEGLLSRADVQELQPSVGQLASSLVSRSVAEPAFYTPSTLAQLVHTQCLCHSVCPDLLLLALERKDYFLCQLCLQLFPDVPEAITCACLKTFISVPDGDAEMVSLEPDSVSFMETLVAGGRGQGGLQNGFSPAPFEEDSSDALGGGGAPAKTRAEDQEKTSTQPGLTCPVGLHKAVLLNEVLQTAYSDTFLLPHLKDLSSQQVILFLQYLQFLYLKYSQDASTQMHGLRSPTLTQIMDWVCLLLDGHFTVLVMTPEAKGLLLNLHSFVKSQVRLFSELGKIEGSLQELHKMKVKRDVGQYSIEVIELF, encoded by the exons ATGGCTGCGCTGTACGAGGGGTACACGTTGTGCGGACTTGTACAAGCTCAAAATCCGTCAGATTCGGGAATTCAGGGGATTGAAGCGGAGAGAGACAGCGACCATATCGTCGTCACCGACTGCACCAGATCTGTCACGCTGTACAAG GTTTCAGACCAGAAGCCACTGGGCAGCTGGACGGTGAAACAAGGACAGACTCTGACCTGTTCAGCTGTTTACAACTCACAGACCAAGGAGTATGTGGCAGTCTCAGACAACAAG gtgATCAGAGTTTGGAAGGAGGATGACGTACTCTTAGACAAGGCCTTCAAAGCAACT GTGTCATCAGATGTGTGGCGGGTGCACTCTGTCCCAGGAGGGGAGCCGGTGGTGTTGTTCCAGAGAGGAGCGGTCAGACTCCTggactccctcctctctgctccccagCAGCCCATAGAGGAGGTCCTGGCACAAGAGGAGGCCATCAG GTGGAGCACCAACATTGTGGCAGAGGCCCAGCAGTTTGTCATCTTCACGACAGAACAG AAAGGGGAGCATTTCCTCTACCTGCAGAGACTGAACCCCAACACCCTGCAGAGGTacaggctggagagagaggagcctgGCCTCTCCCCGCTCAGCTTCTCCGCCTCCTACAGGGATAAACACTTCAGCCTGCTGTATCTCT ATCCCAACGGTCGCGTATACCAGAGTGTGGTGCCCGTGCGGGGCCCGGGGGCCGAGGAGGGGGCCCATGCGCTCCCTCTGCCCCGCGGCCTGCTGCTGGCGCTGCCGGTCGGGGAGGGCCTGCTGGGGGCGGCCTGGGCCCTGGCCCTGGACGAGGCCCACGTAGCCGTGGTGGGGGTCCCACACCCCTCCGCCGGAGCTGGGAAAG ACTTCCTCTGCATCTGGAATACCAATTTCCAGACGCTCCAGGCGGGCAAAGAGATGGCGGGCAAAATCTATGGACAG CTGTGGAGTTATTCTAGCAAGTTATTCATTCCGCATGGGAAAGCCCTGTCTGTTATTCCATACGAGTGCCCCAAGTCTTCCCTGGCCTCTGCCCTGGGAAAACTGAGGCAGGCCAGGACTGAAG AGTCCAAAGCTCCAGCATCTGTACCGTCGTGGAACAACATTCTGCATGGAGAGAAAGCCCAGCCGTCTAGAACGGTGGAGACCAGGAAGACC AGAACAACCCGTAAGAGCCAATCAGCACCTAGTTTGACAGTTGACCAAGTTCTGGAGCTCATCAAG ACAGCACCAGTAGAGGAGGTccagagggaggtggaggggctCCTCTCCAGAGCAGACGTCCAGGAGCTGCAGCCCTCGGTGGGGCAGCTGGCCTCCAGCCTGGTGTCCCGGAGCGTGGCCGAGCCAGCCTTCTACACCCCGAGCACCCTGGCACAGCTGGTGCACACCCAGTGCCTCTGCCACAG TGTGTGTCCCGACCTGCTGCTGTTGGCTCTGGAGAGGAAGGATTACTTTCTGTGTCAGCTCTGCTTGCAGCTCTTCCCCGACGTCCCTGAAGCCATCACCTGTGCCTGCCTCAAGACCTTCATCAG tGTCCCAGATGGCGATGCGGAGATGGTGAGCCTGGAGCCCGACAGCGTCTCCTTCATGGAAACCCTAGTCGCCGGGGGGCGCGGCCAGGGCGGCCTGCAGAACGGCTTCAGCCCCGCCCCCTTCGAGGAGGACAGCTCGGACGCCCTCGGCGGAGGCGGAGCTCCCGCTAAGACCAGAGCGGAGGACCAGGAGAAGACTTCGACCCAGCCAGGACTGACCTGTCCAGTGGGACTACATAAGGCCGTACTACT CAATGAGGTCCTGCAGACGGCGTACAGCGACACCTTCCTCCTTCCACATCTAAAAGACCTCTCCTCTCAGCAAGTTATT CTTTTCCTCCAGTACCTGCAGTTCCTCTATCTGAAATATTCCCAAGATGCCTCCACACAGATGCACGGACTGAGATCGCCAACTCTGACTCAG ATCATGGATTGGGTGTGCTTGTTGCTGGACGGCCATTTCACAGTGCTGGTGATGACTCCAGAGGCCAAAGGCTTACTGCTGAACCTCCACAGCTTTGTAAAGTCTCAG GTGAGGCTGTTCTCCGAGCTGGGGAAGATCGAGGGCAGCCTGCAAGAGCTCCATAAGATGAAGGTGAAGCGGGACGTCGGACAATACTCCATCGAAGTCATTGAGCTGTTTTAG